cgcgtattttatgcagctttgaaatgtaattattgtagataattgactttaattataaattatcgtggatgcatcaaataaattagaatatatgtacttttgtgtgaaattgacgttgaatattgctttaaatatcaactttatgtaggttgttcattaaacattatattctttaaaattaaattaatacatatatacataGTAATTATTGAATATGTGTACCAaaatatagttattaatttttaacataatttgtgAGCTCACGCCatttaataaagttgttacattaattaaagatataaaatatgtacttagggtacttactatttaatgtacataatattctatcataacattttcatcatatcgatgtaattattaattaaatttttaagaataatctTTCAAGAAAAGGAGGGctttgaattcttttttattacactgagATCTTTCCTTCTACTTGCTCAACCAATTTTTAGGCCTCAAAAATATCTCTCCtactctttttcttttttattttacttttaacaaattttcttcactttcttaacaaataataattacattttaaattgcttagtcctaaaatatgttaataattatgttattataaacatgaaacctataatatacataactaaatatttagattttaggttatgtttatgtcaaacatttatttggtgatttataaacatcaaggtcatcagctgctattaatttttaattctccgTCCAATAAGATAAAAGCGTACTCACCACGTGTTCACGCATATCTCTTGAGTAGACGGGGGCACGACAGagacagatatatatatatctgcactctagtgtttacactcttttgctgccttagtcagcgatataggagatagtatatatatgagattatatataagacctcaatggCTGTATCACACCACATGTTGATCACGTGGTACCGACGAGTAATCCCGAGCAAAATAGTGCGATGCCTACGAAGTACCTGAAGGAAAAGTACAATTTACACGTgttgtgtaaaatttaatgttttatatattacataacttcaCTAACATGAGTAAAAAAGAACTCTCCTTCAGAGAACTGTAAAAACTACTCTATTAAGAGGCCTACCTAGCTGGCGAAAAATTCGAAACGAGATTCGCTCGTGAACACGCTGAATGCGGCAACACCGCTCCATGTGTACTCGATCGAGCTGGCGCGCCAGGCCCATGGCGACTAGGACTGTCCGATTGTCGGGTAATTCCCGAcagtataccaaattttatctgtATATGACAAAtcattgaaattattataGGTAATCTATACCTTAgccatttattgatttatacatgcttcacaatgacgaattaaagagttcttcagccgaattaaaatgtctggttgatttaTTGTTCCAGTAGCAgccatttgtattctgtttaatgACTGTTTtcgtgtgttaatttccacttgatatacaatttgtttcatatgaccccataagtagaaatccaatggattaagGTCGGGGGATCTAGGTGGTCAAGCAAATGGACCATTACCAATccacttgtttggaaaatattgatttaaccACTCGACAACTACTCTTCCGCGATGAGGGGGGCATCATAGTGCtggtaccacatattttgaattacatacATTAACAGGTATATCgtcaagtaaatcaaaaagtgtgttgttcaaaaaaatctgtaatttacagcgttcaaacgtccatcaagtacatgcaaaccttgtaaattgttgttaaataatccaccccaaacgttgatgctgaaacgttgttgaaattgccttggtctaatcgcatgcggattttgtaatgcccagatatgttcattatgataattatttataccatctcgtgtaaaacatgattcatctgtCCAACACGatcatttgaaatgaagtcattattttgggcatgttactacaataaccattcacaaaatgctaaccgttgctgattatctcctggcTGTAGAGCTTGAACGTTCTGTTTACGATACGGATGCAAGAAGGACTTGGCGATTCAATACGCGCCATGCAAAATGTTGACTTAcatgtatgttgtgtgctattcttcgagtgctgatggaaggattatcaatgacagcattaattacagcttcttcgtccgctacattaactacatgcggtcgaataggattacctgtttctcaaaatcttctgaaagaatcgctaaaaacggaataatatggcaaatgacgctgtggaaatctttcttgatattctgATACTGATTGTCGAGCGTTTCAATTGCAAAAaccatacacgaaaattatatcagcatactcttcagtgctataagcgtacattttgagtttcttcttgtatgtaataattaaaccttacagcaaactaatatattacaatgacaactttgtttttgttgaatgtttgattttactgactattgttaaattcgctgcagaaaactttaaagtgttataatttcgtaaataattgaaataggacatatgttcattaacattttttttttggtaattggattagctatcatatgtcaaagtttgatggtgagctaataaatcaacctgtatttaaagattaaaaatgtttagactAGCTGTCATAATTTCTGCTCTAGCAGTATATGTGGTTGAAATTATACCAccacttacagaaacaccatatatttttatatagggTGTCCATTATTTATGGAATAAAGTGGAATAAagagatatatactatatctcggtaaatgttgactttataaaaaaacattttatacaaaagttgtttaatattttatttgccataataagacagcattcaattgtttatatttcagaaaacaaatgagcaacgaataacacttgaatttttttaaatggcaatgtaccctttcgttagactcatttgatagagattgtttttctctttacgatgatataaaattttagtaccctttggaaaatgtttgaaaaaatttaaaaattgttattaagataatttttaattttttatgagttaatatatttttttattatttatatcgtattatttattttaaattatacctTTGGtgcttctttatatttttattttgtatttattttaataatgaatcTAATAGTAGATGATCAGATAATTGTGCAAATATtctcattattaaaaatttattgcaatctacgtaaattaaatgtttaaatttaaattattgatatacaaattttttgatcTATCCGGTAATATTAATCGCTTCaggtttgtttttcttgggaGACACTACGCCGACGTCTCGGTTACTGAGAATCTGAGAATACCGAGCACCACTATCTCGGGCGTCTCGGGCAATGTTTGGGACGGAGCAATATTTGCGATGTTGCCGTATTTATACTCCGCAAGCAATCAAAACCGACTACACGTTTTAaacccattttatttaaatttgctgcatttaataaaaaaattgaactctttaaatatgatttactTTACATTTCACTACCTCGTGATGCattccgtttttaaaaattttttaaaacgtgattTTAGAAACGTTACgcgacattttttgaaaaaactaaatgcatcactaaaaactatataaaaaaatagaaattttgatgtaacaaacatacaaaaattttaaacgatggctgaataaaatggtattcgttgtttttgcTAATAGGTTATCCTCttaagtgaataatatatgaactctatattaatattaaatatagtgtacATTAGAGTTGTTTTTACCATATggtattacaatttttactctaattctttttaccaactactctaaaatttttacacgacacgattttttcctgtgtatctattttaatacaaaatgaagttatgaatgttattttcgttttaaaatcttataaatgttttatgcctcgcaaaattatttattgcatttgaaaatgatttttgccTTACATTCAATTGAATTATAAACCCACAATCTTAGATGTTCTCAACTTCTTTCTCTAATttctctattaaaaaattaatattctattcatatcaaaaaaaagcattaaaaaactgatatttgcgtaatgtaaattgttgtgaaccaaaatatgtacttaaaaaaaacaaacgtagTAAAAAAGTGGGCTACAACtacgattattaataaaaaatcaaaataataaataaattggaaagtcaataaaaagattgattgtGATtcgtaattaagaaaaattgttaataaacaataatatttagaagaagCCGTTTGATTTCTTCATTAACAACATCGACGAGAAAAAgaatcgtaataaaataaacacgatgtttttttttatatataaatctcTATAATCTCGTTGCTTCCGAACGTCAGTCGTCTGCGCCCCTCAGAAACTGACCGACCTGGTAAAGTGGGCTCTTAAGAAAAATATCTAAGTGCATGTTTTATTGTTGCAGGTAGAAACAAGTCATATAAATCTAAATGGTATGCTTATCAATCATTTTACTTCTTAGATGACAAAAATAATCCTGTGGAGACATTTGATACAATGGTAAGTTTTACccactttttaaacaaaaataagtatTTAACACTTACATTGGCATAGAACCGGCGCGGCgcattatttacaaaatgtcttgctaaaaaattacaaatatcaGTGTGAATATCACTTCGAAAAGGAGCTtgaataaaattctttaaaattccattttttctCGAATTCTTTTGCAAATGCCAGCCACTCATATTCTGATTGTGTAATCTGAAAAATGCAATATTTATAGTTAACATGGGAGGAAATCCATGTTTATTATCAGATGAATAGGTTATAAACGTTGTTTACTATTTGTTATAGGATTCCAGTTCTTCCTTAGACACAGATAGCAACAATGCAATTACAAATGAAATTGTAAATACTAATCGAAATGCCAATAACGTCTCTGAAACCAATACATCTTTAAGAggatataagaaaaaattaaaaaataaagcagtAAAACGTTCTTATGACAATTCTGTTACTGATGCTAAAGACCAAATACTAGAAGATGCAATTGAATTAATTCGCAAGCAGACAGACAACAGTAACGATCCATACATTGCTTTTGGTATGCATATCGCGGCTGAGCTTAAAAAATACGATGCCAGAACATTGACAAAAGTTAAACATTCCATAAATACTGTTATATTTGAGGCCGATATGGCATGTATAAATGAACAAACATCCGGCTACCATGATGAAATGGATGATGAAAAGCGACCAGAATACTTTACCTCTTCTCTGACGGATGTTTCGCACTCATCTAATACTAATATAAGATCCAAATTGACATAGTTAATTCGCTGTTTTGATACATATATTCTACGAATTATCTTATTGTATTTCGCATGGCTTTAaactgataataaaaataatataataaagaaatttttcttaCCTTTACCATATCCCAAAGAGTATCCGTCATAGCTTTACGCACTTCGGGGATTAATGTTGATAAGTTTGATAAAGGACTCCATTGTTGACTTCGTTCAgtaatgttaaatataaatgaaatttatttgttctCAACCGGTTTCGGAAAAAGTTTCAATTGACGCAACAACCTGATGACGGAAACTTTTTCCGAAACCGGTAGTTGagaacaaataaatttcattcatcggaattttaatttttttatatttaatgttGATATGGTTTACTTAGATACACAGAATACATATTGCGAACAATAATACCGCAAAGTTATCGCCAACCTCTCTTTTATCGGTATTGTTTTACGCCAATTCATAACcggttttataataaacagtCAACAGGCTATACAGGATGTGTCAAAtctctggaatatagccaataacttcgccatttgtggttttaaagaaaaatgtttcaaatacaagtttctttattaatcatggcgcattttttggtgatatttacttgtttgtattgtttcgttgctatggcaaccaacattgtaattttaaatgggatgcatatattttttttgcatactgTTGATGATTTGGGacgtttaagtttttatttttaaaagaacggGTTTTGCAATCCAAAACGCAAAATAGTTTGATATTAGTTTTGTCAAATAATTCGATTGATTATTGTGTTCAACTGATttaagaataaaactaaatagaAAACCACAATTACTGTACGATTACTCAGAGAACGGGTAGTTCTCTTGTATGTGAAGATTTCCGTGCGCGTGACGTTACCTATCACTTTTGCGTGTTAGAATTTGTTTGGGTGTGGTTTTCGATAATGGACGAAGAAAGAAAACGGCGTGCGCTTCTTCGCAGCGCTTTTACTCGATCATCCCGAGAAGTGGACACTGTTTTGGCGGCAAACAACCCTGATCTCGATGATTTGGAAGCTGTTTTTAACCTCTTAGTAGAGAAAATGGGAGACCTAAAGGTTAGCGATactcaaattttaaaattaatgattgcGAACGGCGTAGCAGACAAAGATATTGATGAATAAAGTATTGTCAAACGCTGTATCGACGGCATCGACATCTGCGCCGATACTCGCAAATCAAAGTTTATCGCATAAATTCAAACTACCTAAGATCGAACTCAAGAAATTCGACGGGGACGAAAGAGAATGGTTAGCTTTCTGGAGACAATTTAAAAAGGTACACGAGGACGAGGATTTAGCACCGGAAgataaatttcaatatttaatttcagtaatgataccaaactcgagGGCCAAAGATTTAATAGACTGTTTTCCCCCGACTGCGGACAATTATGTCAAAGCAATTGAGACTTTGGAAGCGCGTTTTGGAAGAAAAGACATGCTCGTGGAAGTCTATGTTAGGAAATTGCTTAAGTTAGTGCTCAATAACGCAATGGATCGCGGTGGAA
This genomic stretch from Onthophagus taurus isolate NC chromosome 7, IU_Otau_3.0, whole genome shotgun sequence harbors:
- the LOC111416761 gene encoding uncharacterized protein, producing the protein MDNETSIRLIELYGSLKTLWDPQEKGYYNKIKREHLWDEIAKNFDLSKKELKAKMKSLLSAYRRERNREKNSNVTRSGRNKSYKSKWYAYQSFYFLDDKNNPVETFDTMDSSSSLDTDSNNAITNEIVNTNRNANNVSETNTSLRGYKKKLKNKAVKRSYDNSVTDAKDQILEDAIELIRKQTDNSNDPYIAFGMHIAAELKKYDARTLTKVKHSINTVIFEADMACINEQTSGYHDEMDDEKRPEYFTSSLTDVSHSSNTNIRSKLT